The window CCATCTCGCGGGCTGGGCGCAGCAGTTCACGCCAGCAGTCTCGATTGCCCTGCCCTGTAGCCTGTTACTGGAGATCAGTGGCAGCCTGGACTATTTCCACGGGCTGGATGCCCTGATTGAGCAGGTCCAACAGGGCTTGGCCACATATGAGATGGCCGTGCAGATTGGCTGCGCCATCACGCCCCTGGCCGCCACCTGGCTTGCGCTGGCCGGGATACCCACACAGGTGACAGATATGGAGAGTCTAGCCCTTCAGCTCGGGCAGCTTGCTGTGGATATCCTGCCGATCCCGCTCACACAGCGGCAGCAGCTGAGGCGCCTGGGTATCGATTGCCTGAGCGCATTGATCCGGCTGCCGCGCGCGGGGCTGGCCAGGCGCTTTGGTCCGGCCTTGTCCACTCTGCTCGATCAGGCACTGGGCAAGCAACCTGACCCCCGCCCCTGCTTTCAGCCACCAGCCTATTTTGAAAAACGCATTGAGCTGGCATGGCCCATCGAGGAAACCGAGCCGCTGTTGTTCATTGGTCGTCAATTGGCGATTGCCTTGGCCAATTACCTGCAGGGCTTGAATCGTGGCGTGCTGCAGGTGCGATATCAGCTGGAACATGGCAATCACACCACAACCACCTTGGATGTCGGCCATGGCCAGCCGACGCGGCAAGCGGCGGTGTTTGTTGCTGTCCTGCGGGAACGGCTGGCCAGCTTTTCATTGCCCGCGCCGATCGAAGCAGTCACCTTGATGGCAGCGCAACTGGAGCCACTGGCCGGACGCAATCTCGATATCTTCACCCCCCAGCAGCACGCCGCCAGCAGTGGGCTGCTGCATGCACGCTTGGCAGCGCGCCTGGGGCAGGCATCGATCAAGCAGATCACCTCAGTTGACGAGCATCGACCCGAGCGGGCATGGGCGCTGGGCAAGCCTACCGCTGCCCCCATGCCCCAGGCCACACAACGTCCCACCTGGCTCATCGCCCCACCCTTGCCGCTCACGCAACGCCATCACCAACTCTGGCATACCGAACGCCTGTTCCATCAGGGCCTGCCGGAGCGGATCGAAGCAGGCTGGTGGGATGACGAACGCGTGACACGCGATTACTGGATCGCTCAGGGAGCGTCCGGCCAGCGCTACTGGATCTTCCAAGAGCGAGAAACCGGCAACTGGTTTCTGCATGGTGTATTCGACTGATCATCATGTTGCCTGACTACGCCGAACTGCATTGCCTCACCAATTTCACCTTCCAGCAAGGCGCATCGCATGCGGAGGAGCTGGTCAAACGCGCTGTCGAGTTGGGCTATCGCGCGCTGGCCATCACCGACGAGTGTTCACTGGCTGGCATCGTTCGCGCCCATGTTGCTGCCAAAGCACATCAGCTGCAGCTGATCATCGGCACCCGCCTGGTATTGGCCGACGGTACCCGGCTGATCCTGCTGGCACCGGACGGCCATGCCTATGCAGACCTCTCGTCCCTGATCAGCCATGGGCGGCGGCAAGCAGCCAAAGGCACTTACCACCTCACCCGGGACGACATCACCCGGCACAGCCCACACCTGCTGGCACTCTGGCTGCCACCCACCCCACCCACGCCGGATGATGCCGCCTGGTTGCAGCACACCTTTCCTGATCGCTGCTGGCTGGCGGCGGAACAGCTCTATCATCCGGGCGATCAGGCCCGCCTGCATCAACTCAGCCAGCTATCCAGGCAGACCGGCCTGCGACTGGTCGCAACTGGCGGGGTGGTGATGCATGTCCGCGCCCGTTTGATGCTGCAACACACCCTCACCGCCATTAGCCTAGGCAAGCCGATTGCCCAGTGTGGCCAGCACTTGCAGGCCAACAGTGAGCGCCACCTGCGCCCACGCCAGCACTTGGCCGACCTATACCCCCCTGCCTTGCTCGCGGAAACCATCCGCATTGCCGAACGCTGTCATTTCTCGCTGGATGAGCTGCACTATGCCTATCCGGTTGAGATGGTGCCACCAGGGCTGGATGGCATCGCCTATCTACGCAAACTGGTCAATAGCGGCTTGCAGCAGCGCTTTCCGGCAGGCACCAATGCATCGGTCGTGGCGCAGGCCGAAAAGGAGCTGGCCCTGATTGAAGAGCTGGGGTACGAGAACTACTTCCTGACCGTGCATGACATCGTCAGCTGGGCACGCGGCCAACACATTCTCTGCCAGGGGCGCGGCTCTGCCGCCAATTCGGTGGTCTGCTACGCCTTACACATCACTGAAGTCAGCCCGACGCTGACCCAGCTGCTGTTTGAGCGCTTCCTGTCTCGGGAACGGAACGAGCCGCCCGATATCGACGTTGATTTCGAGCACGAACGCCGCGAGGAGGTGATGCAATACATCTACCGCCGCTATGGCCGTGAACACGCTGCGCTGACCGCAACCGTCATCACCTATCGTAAACGCAGTGCGTTTCGCGATGTCGGCAGGGCGCTGGGCTATGAGGAAGCTCAGCTGGACAGACTGAGTGCCTCCCTGGCCTGGTGGGATGAGCCATCAGCCTGGCAGGCCCGCCTGCAGGAAGCTGGGTTTGACCCAGCAGCCAAGCAGGTGCAGTCTTTGCTGAAGCTGACACGCGAATTGATCGGTTTCCCCCGACACCTGTCGCAACATGTCGGCGGTTTCGTCATATCACGCAGCAGCCTGTCACAGCTGGTGCCCATCGAAAATGCTGCCATGGCCGATCGTACCGTCATCCAGTGGGATAAAGATGACCTGGACGCCATGGGCATGCTCAAAGTCGATATCCTTGCCTTGGGCATGCTCAGCGCCATCCGCAGGGCGCTCGATTCGGTATCACGTATTCGCGGCCAGCCCTTTACACTGGCCGACATCCCGCCAGAAGACCCTGCTGTGTACGCCATGCTGCAACGAGCCGACACCATCGGCGTGTTCCAGATCGAATCACGCGCCCAGATGAGCATGCTGCCCCGCCTCAAGCCCCGACATTTCTATGATCTGGTGATCGAGGTGGCCTTGGTCAGACCCGGCCCGATCCAAGGCGGCATGGTGCACCCTTATCTCAAGGCCAGACAAAGCCCGCACACCGTCACCTACCCGAGCAAGGATCTGGAAAGCATCCTGAAACGCACGTTGGGCATCCCCATCTTTCAAGAGCAGGTGATGCAGATTGCCGTGGTGGCCGCCGGGTTCACCCCTGGCGAAGCAGATCATTTGCGCCGCTCGATGGCCGCATGGCGCCGCACCGGCAAACTTGAACAATTCCGTGACCGGCTACGCACCGGCATGCTGGCGCGCGGGTACAGCGAGACCTTTGCCGAGCAGATCTTCCGCCAGATCGAGGGCTTTTCGGAATATGGCTTTCCGGAAAGCCATGCTGTCAGCTTTGCCTTGCTCGTCTACAGCTCCGCCTGGCTGAAATGCCATGCACCCGCTGCATTCTGCTGCGCCTTGCTCAACAGCCAGCCGATGGGCTTTTACTCACCGTCCCAGCTGATCCAGGATGCGCGCCGCCACCAAGTGACCGTTCTGCCGGTCGATCTCCAGCACAGCGAATGGGATTGCAGCCTGGAAGACATGGGTGACGGTCAGCACTCTGTGCGACTGGGTTTCAGCATGGTGCACGGCTT is drawn from Chitinivorax tropicus and contains these coding sequences:
- a CDS encoding Y-family DNA polymerase, with the protein product MLWLALYFPSLPLDTTGQASSLAEPVAVVEGHGAQEWVVCCNALATQAGIQPGMKRSAASTLLGSLRFLKRQAEQEAQTLAHLAGWAQQFTPAVSIALPCSLLLEISGSLDYFHGLDALIEQVQQGLATYEMAVQIGCAITPLAATWLALAGIPTQVTDMESLALQLGQLAVDILPIPLTQRQQLRRLGIDCLSALIRLPRAGLARRFGPALSTLLDQALGKQPDPRPCFQPPAYFEKRIELAWPIEETEPLLFIGRQLAIALANYLQGLNRGVLQVRYQLEHGNHTTTTLDVGHGQPTRQAAVFVAVLRERLASFSLPAPIEAVTLMAAQLEPLAGRNLDIFTPQQHAASSGLLHARLAARLGQASIKQITSVDEHRPERAWALGKPTAAPMPQATQRPTWLIAPPLPLTQRHHQLWHTERLFHQGLPERIEAGWWDDERVTRDYWIAQGASGQRYWIFQERETGNWFLHGVFD
- a CDS encoding error-prone DNA polymerase; amino-acid sequence: MPDYAELHCLTNFTFQQGASHAEELVKRAVELGYRALAITDECSLAGIVRAHVAAKAHQLQLIIGTRLVLADGTRLILLAPDGHAYADLSSLISHGRRQAAKGTYHLTRDDITRHSPHLLALWLPPTPPTPDDAAWLQHTFPDRCWLAAEQLYHPGDQARLHQLSQLSRQTGLRLVATGGVVMHVRARLMLQHTLTAISLGKPIAQCGQHLQANSERHLRPRQHLADLYPPALLAETIRIAERCHFSLDELHYAYPVEMVPPGLDGIAYLRKLVNSGLQQRFPAGTNASVVAQAEKELALIEELGYENYFLTVHDIVSWARGQHILCQGRGSAANSVVCYALHITEVSPTLTQLLFERFLSRERNEPPDIDVDFEHERREEVMQYIYRRYGREHAALTATVITYRKRSAFRDVGRALGYEEAQLDRLSASLAWWDEPSAWQARLQEAGFDPAAKQVQSLLKLTRELIGFPRHLSQHVGGFVISRSSLSQLVPIENAAMADRTVIQWDKDDLDAMGMLKVDILALGMLSAIRRALDSVSRIRGQPFTLADIPPEDPAVYAMLQRADTIGVFQIESRAQMSMLPRLKPRHFYDLVIEVALVRPGPIQGGMVHPYLKARQSPHTVTYPSKDLESILKRTLGIPIFQEQVMQIAVVAAGFTPGEADHLRRSMAAWRRTGKLEQFRDRLRTGMLARGYSETFAEQIFRQIEGFSEYGFPESHAVSFALLVYSSAWLKCHAPAAFCCALLNSQPMGFYSPSQLIQDARRHQVTVLPVDLQHSEWDCSLEDMGDGQHSVRLGFSMVHGLSESTGRRLSTARPASGYPDIESARQLAALTRQDMGALANANAFSAFTDNRREAWWAVLGQDTRHDLAIGTISPEATPGLPALSVADAIQADYASLGLTLGPHPLSLLRPRLTQQRLLSATAISQMPNGRLARCAGLVISRQRPGTASGVVFVTLEDETGNTNIIVWNELAQTQRKALLAARLLGVYGIIQREGAVVHLLAKRLVDLTDWLDGLPTSSRDFR